The sequence TTAGTATTGGTACAGATATAGTACAAATTCCAAGAATAGAGAGGATATTAAACCTATATGGTCAATGTTTTATAGACAGAATTCTTTCTAAAAAGGAAGTACAAAAGCTAACTTCTATAAGCAAAGACCAACATGGTTGTTTTTTGGCAAAAAGGTTTGCTGCGAAAGAAGCAGTTAGCAAAGCCCTTGGTGTTGGAATTGGCAGAAATTTACAATTTAAAGACATCTCTATATTAAATGATGATCTAGGAAAGCCATTTGTTTTGGGTTGTTATCCTGAAAACCTAAACAAATTTGGACGAAACCTTGAGCAAGTTAAAGTCCACTTGTCTATTTCAGACGATTACCCAATTGCTATAGCTTTTGTAATCGTTACCTCATTATAGCTAACCTGACTAACATTATTATAGTGTGCCCAATAATAAGACAGAACGAGACGGACGGATACTTGAATATCCTACGAATTGGATTAAAAATTAAATAGCGAGCAGAAGAAGCCTGTATAAGGCATTATTACAAGATATCAGGCTGCAACTTGGTTTTTCTTTTATAATCTTTCTCAAAATGCCTTACCATCAAATATGCTAATATTACAAAGAAAACAAGATATATGATGGGGAATAATTTAAAGTTTAGATATTTCATTAATACTAGACATACATAATTTGCAGTACCAGACATCAACATTCCTCCAATAGTATGACCAAAACTTATTGCCCGGTAGCGATCACTGATAGCAAAAGATCTTACCACAACACCATGGGCAAGAGCATTGAAAGGTGCGACAAAACATGCAAGCATTAAACAAGAACACAAAGCCAGATTAACCATTTGGTAATTAATCGAAATAATAAATAATAGACTAGCTACAAGCGTGCCAAATAAACTAATCTTAAACACTTTCATTTGATTAAATCGATCGGCAAGTAAGCCAGAAATAGGCATAGCAATTGCAAAACACATAATTATCATAACCGAAAAAGCACTCATAATGAAGCTGGTTTGCGGCAGGATCATAGGTAAATATTGCCTCATAAAGATAATGGATATTTGATAAGTTGCACCAAATCCACCAGCAAGAAATACTACCATCAAAATGGTTTGCCATTGTTTGTGAACCAAAACAACCAAACTTTTTATTTTTATATTATTTTCTTGATTTTTCTTAAATTCTGGTGTTTCATCAAGTTTCCGACGGAAATATAGCGTAATTAAAGCTAAAGGTAAACTAACTAAAAAAGGAATACGCCAGCCCCAGTCTGGAAAAATATGAGCACTAAAAAAATTAGTTGCCCCTATTCCTAGTAACAAACCTAAAACTCCAGTACAACGAGTTATCGCTGAAGCTGTATATCGATATTTCTCCCCTAAATGTTCAATAACGTAAATAGCTGCTCCGTCATATTCCCCAGCTACAAAAATACCCTGCATAATGCGACATAAAACCAAAATTACTGTACTCCAAACACCAATAGACGAATATTCTGGCAGCAAACCTATA comes from Candidatus Tisiphia endosymbiont of Nemotelus nigrinus and encodes:
- a CDS encoding MFS transporter, translating into MKEKTKNKIIGAFLGTIVEYYDYSLYGFSAGIIAIKFFPNADYITSLINVFAVYALAYLSKPMGSLIFGRIGDIYGRKTALSITIIGIVIPTMIIGLLPEYSSIGVWSTVILVLCRIMQGIFVAGEYDGAAIYVIEHLGEKYRYTASAITRCTGVLGLLLGIGATNFFSAHIFPDWGWRIPFLVSLPLALITLYFRRKLDETPEFKKNQENNIKIKSLVVLVHKQWQTILMVVFLAGGFGATYQISIIFMRQYLPMILPQTSFIMSAFSVMIIMCFAIAMPISGLLADRFNQMKVFKISLFGTLVASLLFIISINYQMVNLALCSCLMLACFVAPFNALAHGVVVRSFAISDRYRAISFGHTIGGMLMSGTANYVCLVLMKYLNFKLFPIIYLVFFVILAYLMVRHFEKDYKRKTKLQPDIL
- the acpS gene encoding holo-ACP synthase encodes the protein MIISIGTDIVQIPRIERILNLYGQCFIDRILSKKEVQKLTSISKDQHGCFLAKRFAAKEAVSKALGVGIGRNLQFKDISILNDDLGKPFVLGCYPENLNKFGRNLEQVKVHLSISDDYPIAIAFVIVTSL